The following nucleotide sequence is from Pochonia chlamydosporia 170 chromosome 4, whole genome shotgun sequence.
TCTCACTAATACAAAAAAGCCTAGCAACTGCCGACCAACGCATGTCCATCCCAGGGCGAATCGCCCGCGCTCTCGCCGTATTCTCCGTAGACGAGGTTGTCGTGTTCGACGACTCCCCCGTCTCTTCTCGCCCACGACAGACAGACACGGCTGGGTACACAGGCGACACCGACCCAGCCCACTTCCTCACACACATTCTCTCTTTCCTGGAGGCACCGCCGTTTATGCGCAAGGGCCTCTTCCCGCTGCATCCTAACCTGCGCTTGACGGCCCTTCTGCCCAGTCTAGACATGCCGCATCACCCTAATCCCAAGGAATGGATCTCCTACCGCGAAGGCGTTACGATCGCCGGAAAAACTAGCACGGGGAACGGCACCCTCGTAGAAGTAGGGCTCGATGAGCCTGTCGAAATTGAAGAGGATATCCCGCCCAAGACTCGTGTTACGCTACTATTTCCCGAGGACCAGTCGCAGTACCCGCAATGCGTTGATCCTCAAGCGCCTAGGACAGAAGGAGGATATTACTGGGGTTATACAGTGCGGAAATGCCCTTCATTAAGTTCGGTATTCACGGAGAGTCCCTTTGAGAATGGGTACGATGTCAGCATTGGTACGTCGGAGAGAGGAACACCAATTTCCAAGACGTTTTCATCATCTAAACCTCTGGACTTTAAGCACTTGCTTATTGTGTTTGGTGGGCCGCGTGGACTGGAGTTTGCGTCTATGAATGACGAGGAAttggcgaagatggagatTCAGGGTGGCAAGACAAAGGAGCTGTTTGATCATTGGGTCAATGTGCTGCCTGGGCAGGGTAGCAGGACGATTAGGACGGAGGAGGCATTGTTCATTGCGTTGACAGCATTGAGGGGATTATGGGATAGTAGCTAGAGGGGGGTGACATTGATACCCGTGAACTTATGGTCGTCTGTGTGTGTCAGTGGAGATTGTTGCCGCGTTGAACATGATCCTGAAGATACGTAAGCAGTTCGCACAACCGAAATACCGGTCGGCGTTGAAGCTCACGATAGACGCCATGTAAAGAGGACGATGTATGAGTTCCCATTCATCTGGAAGAGCCATTGTTGAAAGCCCTACCTATATCGTTGAAGCAACCAGAAACGCCATCTATGCGAGCCCAATGGCCATTATCTAAAATTTACAAAATTTCTTCCATGTAACATCCACCCACCACTCAATCATCGAGTCTCAGCATCCATAGCAACCGCCTTGGCGATATTCTCCTCGGCAGTAGGCGACGCCATGGCCTTTTCACCAGCTCTCTTCCGCAGGACATTCTCAATGAACGCCTCACCAGCCTTGTATGATGAGCGCACAAGCGGCCCACTGGCACAGTAGAGGAATCCCATATCCAGAGCACGCTGTCGCCACATCTCAAATTCATCGGGCGTGACGTACTTTTCGACCTTGAGGTGTCGCTTCGTGGGACGCATGTACTGACCGAACGtgacgacgtcgacgtcTGCTTTTCTGAGCTCTACGCAGAGTTAGTATGAGATACACGCAATGTGTGTTGGAGTATACGTACCCCGCAGAGCATCCATGACCTCGTGTTCCTGTTCACCCAGACCAAGCATGATGCTGgtcttggtgatgatgccCTCCTTGCCACGGACATCCTTGACATGCTTCAACACCTTCAAGCTCTGTCGGAAGGTGGCCCTACGATCTCGAACGTACGGAGTCAACGCTTCAACAGTCTCGACATTGTGCGCGTAGACATCCAGTCCGCTCTCCGCCACAatcttgaccatgtccaaATCACCCATGAAGTCACCCGTCAATGCCTCCACCAGCAACGACGACCtcttctgcttgatcttgcGAATAGTCTCCGCAAAGTGTCTAGCACCACCATCCGCCAAATCATCACGGTCAACACTCGTCAAAACGACATAGCCCAATCCCCATCTGGCAAGCGCCTCAGCAGTATGCTCCGGCTCATGGGGGTCCAACGGCGCAGGCGCCCTATTCGTCTTCACACTGCAGAAGCGGCATCCTCGCGTGCACGTATCCCCCATGAGCATGATCGTCGCCGTGGCAGCGCTCTTGTCCGAACCACCCCAGCACTCTGAGATGTTGGGGCATCGTGCCTCTTCACACACGGTatggaggccaaggccacGCAAATCACtcttgatcttcttgaaGTTGTCGTTGCCCGCTGGAATTGGCGTCTTGAGCCATTCGGGGAGTCGTGTGattgttcttttcttgccagcTGGCCCGACTTCGGCGGTTCGAAGGGAGTATGCTTCCGTCGCGGAGAGCTGTTGAGCGGGGGATGCAGAGCCGATGAAGTCGGAGAATGAGGCTACGTCTGTGTCTTTGAAGTATGTCTTGCGCTTTGGTTTGGCGGATTGAGTTGTGTCGTTTGCGGATGGGACTGTGGCGAAGGATCGGACGGCGGCGGGAGCGCCGCACAAGACTTTGCGGACGGGAGCTTGCGCTCTCTGTAGCGATGAGGCCATGGACGCCATTGTTTGGCGGGTTGGTTGAGCTGTGAGACGGACTCCCGTTGCAACAACTGCCATGCAATAACTACTCCACGGTATTCGTGCAGAGGAGAAATCACGATGATGGAAGGAAGAATTGATGGGGAATGGATGTCTGTAAATCTGGAGGTCGATCCACTCTATCAAGCTTGTACATAATAGTCTGGGTGTAGGGGAAAAAAGTTGGGTAATGAATGGCAGTGAGAGGGTGTGGCGGTTGGCGGCTCGCGCTTGGGTACTTTGATGGCCACTGTTGCTGCGTGTGATGGAATGTATCTTCGAGCttgccagaccaagccaaacccgATGGGACCCGCCCGCAGCCGGCGCGAGTCGGAGAGACCCTGACTGCAACGACCAAAAGGCGTGCTCATCATCCTGACCGGCCTGCGCCGTTGTCCAATCAGCACCATGTCAATCACCAATTGTCATCTCGACAGTATATTGATCTTGGTAGATCTCTCTTTCGCAGCCATTTTTGGATATCGTCGCTATTGGTATATTGGTATCTGACGTCTATGTAACGCTTATGCACTGCCATTTTCTATCCAATACCTCATACACTCAGCTTTTCGACCCCAGCCGCAGCGCCATCAATCTTTGCATCGGCAGACCCATTGGCCTGGACAGTGGCATCGACTGCTGCCTTACCAGGGTGGCGCGATCCCTTATCTTtgaccttcttctccttcttcactGGCGGCGGGTAAGCCTTGAGAGCAACCTCTTGCCAGTCCTTGGACGCCTGGAAGGCAGCCTGAATGGGTGACAGCAGCTCATTCAGGGCCTTGGCTACGGCTGGTTTCAGTAGCTGAGGAGTGAGCTGCAATTCGATACGGTTAGCCGTTTATCCTTGAGATACATATGCACGGGCTGGTAGTCGCAGTGTAAACATACCACATCATTTCTGTAGTCATCCTGCATTTGCGCAATGTTGCCATAAACGAGAGGCTCAAGACCGTCCCGTTCGCGATCGACCTTGAATTCCCTCTTTCCGCCCTTGAGACCAGATGCAGGCAGCAAGACGAATTCCACAAAAGCGAGAACACCATTGTCTTCGACGACTTGTGGTGCCGCTGTGGCTTTCTTAATCTTCTTGGCAACAACTTCGGGGGCATCGAGGAGATCAATTTTGCTGTCTATATTTCCATTAGCACATATCATTTTGGTGCACGTTACATCTTTGGACACATACCTTGATCGCTGGAACTCATCTTTCCGCCCTGAAGGCCAGGAACCATGGGGTTCAGCAAATGTGCGCGCTGGCGAAGCCCAGTTAGCAAGTTGTTCAATGCCGGAAATTTCCTTTAGAGAGGTGCAAAATGTGTACCTCCTTGTATCCAATCTTGGGTAGCCACTCCTTGGCCGCTGTAAACAGTTTTCTCTGATCCAAACCACCGAACTGCGCATCAACGTCGAGGTACTGCTCATCCAACACCTGCAGGATGGGGTAGAGCAGACCGCTGAGTGGCGCATTCGCAGTCTGCTTGACAATCTCAGCGCCGGCTTTCTTGGCATCGTGCTCAGATACCAAAGAAGTCAGCTTGTAGAGGTCCATGACGTACTCGGAGCTCTTTTGGTAAGAGCTTCCTTGGACGAATCGCAATTTCTCGGTCGATACGCCGACCGCTTCGAGGATGGCTGTGATGACATAGCGGTAGAAGTGGACGCGCTGTTCAACTAGCTCGATGGGGGCTTTCAAGTTATCGAGGAATCCGTGAATGTCGGCGAGGAGGATTGTGACATCGCAGCCTGCGGCGAGGAACTGGGCGATTTTGATGGCAGGGACAAAGTAGCCGCAGTGTGGACGACCCGTAGTGGCAGTGCCTACAACACACGAAGCAGATTAGCATCATGTCGATGATCCAAGTGTATTTATGTTTGCAGTCGTTGGAGAGGGCCGCACCCCAGTAAATCTTTGGGTTTCTGCCCTCGGCGAGGATCTTCTCAATGATCTCGGGGTTCAAAACCTCAGCGAGGTTCTCGCGAATGAGGTCGAGCCTCTCGGTAGCGTTCGCGGCCGCCATTGTGTTGGGATGGTGTACGTGAAGGAAAAGTTATCGATACTGCTTCAGCGCGGTGGAATGAAGTGCCGTAGAGAAAGTCGCTTCTGCGATTTCCGTAAAACTGCTTTGGAATTGAGATCAATGCTCAAGATAATGTTGACTCAGATACACAGTCAGTCACCGATCGGCGGGGCAAAACCATGTCTGGGTGAGTTTTGGATGGCGGGGTGAAATTTccttgaaccagaccagaccaaaccagacttgattgactcgacatttttttttccttgGTCGGAGCCACACCGGacacgccgccgccatcatgCTTTCcgcgttcaatgttgcataTATGTACAATGTGCGGTCTTTGGACCCTGACAGGGAGCCATCCAATGTCTGATTAGTTCATCGGCAGTGGCTTTGCCTGCTCAATCGACTGTAAGCTTATTACCCTGTTCCAGGCTTAAGTAACCTGTGACTCCAGCaaagcaccagttgacgtttCCCCCCTAAagccagacttgccagacTGCATTGTCACTAAAGGCACCGAATCTGCTAGTGTCTGTTTTGATGAACTCGGCCGACGAACCCTGGGAAGATTCCCTCGCTGTAACTGTCATGGCATTTTTCTTTAATGCATTCAGAATTCCCGTCTCGCAGATACCACGAGCAGCTGTTCTGAAGAGTTCTGGGGCATCTTTGCATGTATGCGGAAAAGTTAAAATTAGACCTGGCCGAGTGCTCGGAGAAGTCAGTTGCGACTAAAGTAGAGAGACTTCTGATCGCTGTAGACTAGACGGCGCGATGACTTTGTTGAGTTCGGTGGAAAAACATCATTGACTATTTTCTCCAGGCTAGACGATGAGTTTTTAATACTGCAGTTCAATCATACATGATGCGTTGCCACACAGCTGGTGCTCCCTGGATGACAAGCCTGGTCGCCTTAtaaatcatcaacaactatGCACACAATTGAAGCCAGCACGTCAAATGTCTCTCCTTTTCGCAGTCTGTTATCAACTTGTCGCCTCAAATCGTCCCCAATGCGACATCCGGTCTCAGTTGCCGGATACCCGTTCGTATTGAATGCGAAGAGCAACCCTTGCTTGGGTTGGCTCAGCTTGGGCTTCATGTCCCCAGTCAGATCGTGGTCCAAGGCTGAACGTGCCCTGAGTGCAGTAGAGATCAACATAATGTCCGACTCCCTTGCAAACAGTTTCGAGGATCGTCTCAAAAGAAGATTGGCTGACGCCCCCCCATGTTGCCGCCTCATTTTCCACAATGCAATGAAAGATATGCTGTGATCATAGCAACCATGTCCCTCAGAGCTTGTAACAAAGGCTGTCCATTGATCCTTGTTGAAAAGTTGCACTTTGCGCCCTTTCAAAACTGGCAAAACGTCTTCCAAAGCCTCCTTTTACATTGGCCCCCGAACGATGAAGTATTCAGTTTCGTTGCAAGTTACAATCGGAAGAGCAAATTCTTTCAGCTGAGCAGCTCACGATGACTTCACCTTACAATCAGCAGCCTCCAACATGGGGACAGGTACCCCAAGCAGCCCCCGTGGCAATGCCAATAACCTACACAGTTGCCAGACCGCCAGCAAAAGAACTGTACCCGAAGCGCTGGATCACAGTACCCATCCTGCAACTCATTTTCGCCATAATGGCAGCTGGGTTTGCGGGATACCTCATATCTGATCGCGTGGTGATTGCACCAATAATCGTGATTTGTGCTGTAAGTTACCGAACCTTGCCTGGACTGTCTTCTCCATGCGAAGACGTTACAAATGGTAGCCGTCTTTTCAAGAAATTCAACCTTGCTAACCGGGCATTATCACTATAGTCTGGATGCTCGATTGTTGTCTCCCTTTGGCTCACTTGCGCACACTCTTGCGCCCCCCAATCCCTGAAAgctgtggctgcattgcCGTTGGACGTTGTACTGGTAGTCCTCTGGATTGCAGCTATGGCGTACATGGCAGATAcggcagcagccttgagcGTGTTTGACTGGTCTCGTGTCGATTATTTGATGATTTATTATCAAGTCTATCAAGCAACTGCGGGCATTGCCGGCATAAATGTGTGAGTAGGAAATGTTCGGGGCTGCCCTATTTGAATACTCACTGACGTTTACGAACAGCGTAATTTGCCTTGCTGGCGTGATCGGCGATAGTATTGCTGTGCACCGTGAAAGAAGACTAAGACATGGCGCGAATTTCCCACCGCAGAATCCAAATATGCAGCCGTACATACAGACGTTGCCCACACAGCCTGGGTATGGGTATAACCGGTTTGATGCGTCGGCGAACCACAAGCCAGATTTCCCAGTCAACACGCCGGTAAATCAACAACCAATGCAACATCCGACGCAAGCTGTCGGAGGACATTACGAGCATGAGCTTGACCCTCAAACCAGACGAGCTGGAGAATTGGCTGGACATGCAACCCCAGGACCGGAAGGGCAACCGTCTAAACATGAGCTGGACCCCCAAAGCATGCAAGCTAGAGAGCTGGGAACTCATGGTCCAACTCCAGAATTGCCCGAGACGGCGTCACCTTTTTCGTATAGAGGTGGTGTGAACCAGTCACCAGTTGAGTTGCCGTCTCGAACACACTCTTGAGTGGATAGATTAGTCACTCGAGCGAGAAACATATCATCTACCTGGTAGACAACCATGAATAATATTAATTCCGATAATGGTTTCGAGCAtgctgttgttcttgctAGTAAGAGAAACTGCTGCATCAACTGACATAACCACAACGCGGGCCTTCTCTGGACTAATATCGGGGAAAGATGGCAAAACTACTGAACCATCATATAAATAGACCCGATATTGCCTTCACTATCAGCAAAGTATCTCAAAAGGCCACTGTcaccctccttctcctccccAGTGAGGACCTTGCCGCCTGCGCCTTCAATCGCCTTGACAGAATCATCCAGATTCTCAACAAACCAGGACAGCGCAACGCCACCTTTGCCAGCGGTAAAGGCACCAGTGGAATCCGGAGCCTTCAAAATACCTCCCGTGATGCTGACGCCGTTTTTGGTGAAGTCAAAAAGACGACATTCATTTGATTCGGAGCTAGGGTCTTTGAAGGGGATATTGAACACCTTTTTGTAGAAGGCGGAAGCTTGATGGGAGTTAGCTGGTGTGTAGTTGCATGCGACGGCTGATACAAAATATATACATACCACGAGCAACGTCTGTGGCTGGTATTCCGATCCAGACGGGTGTTCCAAAGGCTGGTGGCTTCCAATCGGACATTTTGGTTAACCTGGAGTGATGTAATGAAAGTTGATGGGAAGCtagatgatggatgattgACGGACTGAAGATTCAAATAATCACCACCCCGAAGCATTGGGGAAGATTGTGCTCTTATACCTCTGATTTACATATTGACAGATATTGGTTCCCTTGGTGAATGGCATAGCATTATGTTCACGCTTTGAGTGCTATTGTGGCAGCAGCATCGTGAAGCTACATGGGCGAATTATCATGGTGGCTTCGGATAAGCTGAATGTCTATGGTTTCTTATTTGAGCAAACGAAACTTTGTATCCACAGAAGTGGCATCGTGGCGTCAGGAACAGCATTGGACAAGCTCTTTCACGAAGCATGTTCCCTTTCCAGCTGTGGCGTAGTTCGTCACCACATACTTGGAGAGAAAGTGATTACTGCTCATGCGCAGATTCGACTCCGTATTCGGATCCCGTCATGACACAATGCCGCTTGACAGATTGGCGGGCGGTGGATAATTACGGCACCGATTCAAGCAATATCGGCTTCGAGACAAAGCTTGTCCTCGCATAAGGATCTATTGGGCACGAATACTGTCAGCAATTTACAGATATGACATTATGTCGACTTTGTCCACCGGGAGCTTCCCCACCGGAGGATTGCGACTCGACACGGAACGGAGTTCGGATCCATGGACTTTCTCCAATTCCCTCAATGACGAGGTGAAACTTGGCCTCGGCAATTTTCTAACCCCTCACTTGACTACGCTGTTTTCCCCCATGTTGAGTATGGCTAGCTTGCACGAAGAGTTACAGCAGTTCCACAATGCCGCTTCCCGCatgtcaagctggctggtacCATAACATCGGAGTTTGAAGCTGGAAACACCGTCAACCAACCTGTGGTGCAACTCGATGCTTTCGTGTCTTATTCTTTAGATCGCCCATCTGACCAGATGCTTTGAAGCTTGTAAAATAAGCGAAACTGCGAAACTCTATCTCATTACCATTCTAAATTTACAAGTTAAACTACAACATTGTTGGCCATGTCACTGAGTACGGACCCTTACCCACTTCCCCAGATTCTCAATTGCCGTCAATCTCATCGAGCTCCGCTAATCTGAGCATTTTGCATCTGAagctccagccagcttgTTGGCAGCGGTCGGAGGCATCGCCGCCACAACCGCCTATTTGGATGCCAAGTTACACATTCGAAAGGATTGGCGCTTTCTGTCACGCATGAAACAAGCTGAGAAGAATTACAATGAGGCCGGTACGCTTCCCATTTATCCCACTCTTCAGGACGGTAACTCACCAAGACCagtcaaggcaaagaaggcaTCTGGGTATTTCTTATTCGAAGCAGCCGCCCATCGACACCCAAATGAAGAGTGCATATGGTCCCGCCAAGGGATTTATACCTGGGCAGAGGCCTATGATCGTGTCTCCCAGTATGGCCACTGCTTTCAGTCACTGGGCGTCAAAGCTAGCCAGTTCGTCGGGTTGTACATGTACAACTCGCCTGAGTTTCTGTTCATATGGCTTGGTCTCTTGTCAATTGGCGCTGCTCCAGCGCTGATAAATTATAACTTGGCGTCGGGAGCGTTGTTGCACTGTGTCAAAATCTCAAAGACTAGGATTCTCATCTATGATTCTGCGGCGGATTGCGTGTCGCGCATTCAGGCGTCTGAGCAACAGCTGCGAGAAATTGGTGTCGAACCTATTGTGCTGTCGGAGGCACTGAAGCGAGAGATTGCTCGGAATCCTACAAGTCGACCCAGCACAAATTGTTTCGAGGACACTTCGAAAGTTCTGCCTCTGGCGTTGATGTACACTAGGTATGTGGCCATCCATATCTCCTGCTCAGGACCGACCCGGCTGACGATTCCTGTGACAGTGGAACTACTGGCATGCCAAAAGCTTCACCAATGTATGTTGCGCGAAACTACATGGGCGCGTCTTTGTATCCGAAGACGTTTGGACAGGAGCCAGGACCTGGAGGAGATAGGAGCTACTACTGCATTCCTTTGTATCATGGCACTGGTGGATTAGGCGCCATTGCGGACATGATGAGCGGTTTGTCTGTCGCCTTGGCACCCAAGTTTTCATTGTCGCGATTCTGGGAAGATTGCATTGACAGCAAGGCTACAATTTTTATTTATGGTACATCATACCGATGATTGGTCACCTGGCTATAATGTACTGACTTCATTAGTTGGCGAACTCGTGCGGTACCTACTTGCcgctcctccatctccaaacgACAAGAAACACCAAATTCGACTCATTTGGGGCAACGGCCTGAGCCCTGAACTATGGCACAAATTTCAGGTACATCCCTCATATCATCCCTCTTCAGCCGTCGTCTTACTGACGTTGTGGCGTAAAGGACCGCTTTGGCGTCCCCGAAATTGGCGAATTCTTCGCAAGCACCGAGGGCGTAGTCTTCATCACCAATCACTTCAGAAGCGGTTTCGGTCCAGGAGCCGTCGGCCACCACGGCTGGCTCCTCCGCCAACTAAACCACAAAGTTCTGGTCCTCGTACATATTGATCCCGAGACAGGCGACGTCTGGAGATGCCCAGAGACGGGCTTCGCGAAGCGATTACCTTATGAGCAAGGCGGCGAACTCTTGGTGAAACTTCCCTCAAGAGAGGCCTGGGCAGGATACTTTGGCTCACGCGAAGCGACGAACAAGAAGCTATTGGAAAATGTGCTCGAAAAGGGTGATCTGTATTGGAGAACGGGGGATGCGCTCCGTAgagatggcaatggccattgGTATTTCATGGACCGACTCGGTACGTTTTCACTGCACTCAAAATGAACAAGTCTACTAACAGGTAGTACCAGGGGATACATATCGATGGAAAGGAGAAAATGTGTCAACCACAGAAGTCACCCAAGTCCTGGGCACACATCCCCAAATAGCAGAAGCCAACGTCTACGGCGTCAAGATTCCTTCCCACGACGGCAGAGCAGGCTGCGCGGCATTGGCACTGAAAGATGGAAACCTTGATACCTTCGACTGGGCGAGTGTGGTGTCGCTGCTGCGCAAGGAATTGCCTGCGTATGCCGTGCCCATCTTCATGCGAGTCCGGGAAGGGGTCGGTGGCATGAGCACGGATAAtcacaagcacaacaaggTCCCGTTGCGACTTGAGGGCGTGGATCCTCAAGCTTTGGGGACAAAGGTTATTGATGGGAAGGATGATAAGTTGTTTTGGTTGCCTGCTGGGGCGAGTGTATATGTTCCTTTTACTCAGGGTGATTGGGATAAGTTGTCGCAGATGCGGGCTCGCATTTGAGGTTGATTCTGTGATTGGCATTGCTGTAGACAGACATTCGTACCAATACAAGATACTGACTTGATGCTCAGAATACCGGAGTTGCTAAACCAGATTTCCATGCCAGTAAGCGTTTTCCATTATGGGACAGAAACTCCCGTAACCAAGCCGCCTTGGCATAAGATCGGCCCAATTCAATCCCGCAAAGTGCACAGTTCTCACCAAAGCGATATTTTTGATGTTCTCTTTCACATTGTCAATTTATCCGACATGTCTCTACGCCGCCAAATCCTATGGTGATCCACCTTCCCTTCTCTACCAAGGCAGCTGCATCCGAAAAGCCAGTTTACGCCTCGTCTAAATTTGTAAAATGCATCATGTCACGGATCGGATCTCTAGCATACACCAATAGCCAGTCGGTCATGAATCGGTGTGGCACACCCCTGGCATGCGACTTGCAGGGCATGAGGTAGCATCTTACATACCAAAGCGGTAGTGTCTGGGAGCATCGGCTTGGCTAAGTACGCATGTCTAGGAATGCGACTGTTTTGTTTCTTACTGTGCCATGGAAGTAGAGTTCCCTTCATTGGAAACTCACACAAGTCTCGATCCATGTAGCCAACCTCTATGCTTCAACTTTGAACACCATGGGCTCAAGCTCTGTAGAGCTGGCCGTCATTTCATCAGATTCAGAACATGACGAAAACATTATCGACTTCGATGGGCCTAATGACCCCGAGAATGCTGTCAATTGGCCCGCAAAGAAGAAatgggcggtggtgtttatcctggcagccatgacatTCATCGTGTAAGTTTGATCCTCACTTCACGTCAAGTTCCAACAACAGATGTACTGATATTTGCTCCCAGTGCCCTTGGATCCTCAATCTCCGCGCCAGGCGTCAACGATGCCATGGTTGAATTCCATAACACATCCTCCATCCTAAGCTCCATGATAGTATGCGTCTACAACGTTGGTCTTGCAGCCGGTCCTCTCATTCTGGCACCAATGTCCGAAATGTACGGGCGTCTCATCCCATATCATGTCACAAATGTCTTCTTCACGCTCTTTACACTGGGGTGTGCACTGAGTCCCAATCTCCCTGCGCTCATCATCTTTCGCATGCTCGCGGGAATGGAAGCTTCTGCCGTGTTGAACATTGGCGGCGCGACGGTAGCAGACATGTTCATccaggaagagagagggTTCGCCATTGCAGTGTGGACATTTGGGCCTCTTCTCGGTCCAGCCGTTGGACCTGTTGCAGGAGGATATCTTACTCAAGCAAAGGGGTGGAGATGGGTATTTTGGGTTGTCACCATTGGTGTAGGTTCTTGTACTTCTTACGTGAACTTCCTCTAACAGAGTTTGTAGGCGGCCGTGTTCACAGTCATATTCTTCCTGGTAGTGCGCGAAACATATGCCCCGATTCTGCTCCAACGTAAAGTCAACCGCCTACGACAAGAGACTGGCAACCCGAATCTCAAATCTGCTTTGGAAAGCGATCTCGCTCCTCGGCAACGCATAATCCGATCTCTACGACGACCCTTGGTCCTTTTATTCGGGTCACCGAttgtctttctcttctccgtGTTCATCGCCGTGGTGTATTCGTACCAATTCCTCTTGTTTGTCACCATCCCAAATgtctttggcaagttgtaCCACTTCTCCGTCGGCGCCACGGGCCTCGCATACTTGGGAATTGCGTGTGGCCTTTTGATTGGCAATGCCTTGTTTGGCCAAATCTCGGACCGCATCCTGATGCGCAAGGCGAATGGGGAAAAGTTAAAGCCAGAGTATAGGCTGCCGCTGATGATACCGGCCGCATTTTGCATTCCGGCTTGTTTCTTTATTTATGGATGGACCACCCAGTACCAAGTTCATTGGATAGTGCCAATCTGTGCGACTTC
It contains:
- a CDS encoding deoxyribose-phosphate aldolase (similar to Metarhizium acridum CQMa 102 XP_007812427.1), with the protein product MSFHERKNKKRKTAHNGQQDRTSFKPSACFTPTPGGRDWTVSVAMPTSILTNLATADQRMSIPGRIARALAVFSVDEVVVFDDSPVSSRPRQTDTAGYTGDTDPAHFLTHILSFLEAPPFMRKGLFPLHPNLRLTALLPSLDMPHHPNPKEWISYREGVTIAGKTSTGNGTLVEVGLDEPVEIEEDIPPKTRVTLLFPEDQSQYPQCVDPQAPRTEGGYYWGYTVRKCPSLSSVFTESPFENGYDVSIGTSERGTPISKTFSSSKPLDFKHLLIVFGGPRGLEFASMNDEELAKMEIQGGKTKELFDHWVNVLPGQGSRTIRTEEALFIALTALRGLWDSS
- a CDS encoding lipoyl synthase, mitochondrial (similar to Coccidioides immitis RS XP_001246687.1), which codes for MASMASSLQRAQAPVRKVLCGAPAAVRSFATVPSANDTTQSAKPKRKTYFKDTDVASFSDFIGSASPAQQLSATEAYSLRTAEVGPAGKKRTITRLPEWLKTPIPAGNDNFKKIKSDLRGLGLHTVCEEARCPNISECWGGSDKSAATATIMLMGDTCTRGCRFCSVKTNRAPAPLDPHEPEHTAEALARWGLGYVVLTSVDRDDLADGGARHFAETIRKIKQKRSSLLVEALTGDFMGDLDMVKIVAESGLDVYAHNVETVEALTPYVRDRRATFRQSLKVLKHVKDVRGKEGIITKTSIMLGLGEQEHEVMDALRELRKADVDVVTFGQYMRPTKRHLKVEKYVTPDEFEMWRQRALDMGFLYCASGPLVRSSYKAGEAFIENVLRKRAGEKAMASPTAEENIAKAVAMDAETR
- a CDS encoding tyrosyl-tRNA synthetase (similar to Neosartorya fischeri NRRL 181 XP_001259624.1) → MAAANATERLDLIRENLAEVLNPEIIEKILAEGRNPKIYWGTATTGRPHCGYFVPAIKIAQFLAAGCDVTILLADIHGFLDNLKAPIELVEQRVHFYRYVITAILEAVGVSTEKLRFVQGSSYQKSSEYVMDLYKLTSLVSEHDAKKAGAEIVKQTANAPLSGLLYPILQVLDEQYLDVDAQFGGLDQRKLFTAAKEWLPKIGYKERAHLLNPMVPGLQGGKMSSSDQDSKIDLLDAPEVVAKKIKKATAAPQVVEDNGVLAFVEFVLLPASGLKGGKREFKVDRERDGLEPLVYGNIAQMQDDYRNDVLTPQLLKPAVAKALNELLSPIQAAFQASKDWQEVALKAYPPPVKKEKKVKDKGSRHPGKAAVDATVQANGSADAKIDGAAAGVEKLSV
- a CDS encoding glyoxalase-like domain-containing protein, with the protein product MSDWKPPAFGTPVWIGIPATDVARASAFYKKVFNIPFKDPSSESNECRLFDFTKNGVSITGGILKAPDSTGAFTAGKGGVALSWFVENLDDSVKAIEGAGGKVLTGEEKEGDSGLLRYFADSEGNIGSIYMMVQ
- a CDS encoding AMP-dependent ligase (similar to Coccidioides immitis RS XP_001239112.1) — its product is MKQAEKNYNEAGTLPIYPTLQDGNSPRPVKAKKASGYFLFEAAAHRHPNEECIWSRQGIYTWAEAYDRVSQYGHCFQSLGVKASQFVGLYMYNSPEFLFIWLGLLSIGAAPALINYNLASGALLHCVKISKTRILIYDSAADCVSRIQASEQQLREIGVEPIVLSEALKREIARNPTSRPSTNCFEDTSKVLPLALMYTSGTTGMPKASPMYVARNYMGASLYPKTFGQEPGPGGDRSYYCIPLYHGTGGLGAIADMMSGLSVALAPKFSLSRFWEDCIDSKATIFIYVGELVRYLLAAPPSPNDKKHQIRLIWGNGLSPELWHKFQDRFGVPEIGEFFASTEGVVFITNHFRSGFGPGAVGHHGWLLRQLNHKVLVLVHIDPETGDVWRCPETGFAKRLPYEQGGELLVKLPSREAWAGYFGSREATNKKLLENVLEKGDLYWRTGDALRRDGNGHWYFMDRLGDTYRWKGENVSTTEVTQVLGTHPQIAEANVYGVKIPSHDGRAGCAALALKDGNLDTFDWASVVSLLRKELPAYAVPIFMRVREGVGGMSTDNHKHNKVPLRLEGVDPQALGTKVIDGKDDKLFWLPAGASVYVPFTQGDWDKLSQMRARI
- a CDS encoding multidrug resistance protein (similar to Coccidioides immitis RS XP_001241875.1), with the protein product MGSSSVELAVISSDSEHDENIIDFDGPNDPENAVNWPAKKKWAVVFILAAMTFIVALGSSISAPGVNDAMVEFHNTSSILSSMIVCVYNVGLAAGPLILAPMSEMYGRLIPYHVTNVFFTLFTLGCALSPNLPALIIFRMLAGMEASAVLNIGGATVADMFIQEERGFAIAVWTFGPLLGPAVGPVAGGYLTQAKGWRWVFWVVTIGAAVFTVIFFLVVRETYAPILLQRKVNRLRQETGNPNLKSALESDLAPRQRIIRSLRRPLVLLFGSPIVFLFSVFIAVVYSYQFLLFVTIPNVFGKLYHFSVGATGLAYLGIACGLLIGNALFGQISDRILMRKANGEKLKPEYRLPLMIPAAFCIPACFFIYGWTTQYQVHWIVPICATSLLGIGLNMSLMTIQVYLVDAYTLYAASALAATSILRSLFGAFVPLAGGPLYDNLGLGWGNSTLGFVAIALIPVPFLFARYGEAIRTNPRWQPKL